One Ochotona princeps isolate mOchPri1 chromosome 29, mOchPri1.hap1, whole genome shotgun sequence genomic region harbors:
- the P2RX4 gene encoding P2X purinoceptor 4, with protein sequence MAGCCAALAAFLFEYDTPRIVLIRSRKVGLMNRGVQLLILAYVIGWVFVWEKGYQETDSVVSSVTTKAKGVAVTNTSELGFRIWDVADYVIPAQEENSLFIMTNMIITVNQTQGTCPEIPDQNTLCNSDATCISGSTDTHSTGVSTGRCVPFNASVKTCEVAAWCPVEDDRQVPRPAFLGAAENFTLLVKNNIWYPKFNFSKRNILPNVTTAYLKSCTYNAHTDPFCPIFRLGKIVEDAGHSFQDMAVEGGIMGIQIKWDCNLDRAAALCLPRYSFRRLDTRDVEHNVSPGYNFRFAKYYSDQGREYRTLIKAYGIRFDVIVFGKAGKFDIIPTMINIGSGVALLGVATVLCDIIVLYCMKKRFYYREKKYKFVEDYEQGLNGNTDP encoded by the exons ATGGCGGGCTGCTGCGCCGCGCTGGCGGCCTTCCTGTTCGAGTACGACACGCCGCGCATCGTGCTCATTCGCAGCCGTAAAGTGGGGCTCATGAACCGCGGCGTGCAGCTGCTCATTCTGGCCTACGTCATCGG GTGGGTGTTTGTGTGGGAAAAGGGCTACCAGGAAACAGACTCTGTGGTCAGCTCAGTGACCACCAAGGCCAAGGGCGTGGCTGTGACCAACACCTCTGAGCTGGGGTTCCGGATCTGGGATGTGGCCGACTATGTGATCCCCGCTCAG GAGGAGAATTCTCTCTTCATCATGACCAACATGATCATCACCGTGAACCAGACCCAGGGCACCTGTCCCGAG ATCCCAGACCAGAATACTCTGTGCAACTCGGATGCCACCTGCATTTCCGGCTCCACAGACACCCACAGCACTG GAGTCTCCACCGGCAGGTGTGTGCCGTTCAATGCATCTGTGAAGACGTGTGAGGTGGCAGCCTGGTGCCCAGTAGAGGACGACCGGCAGGTACCAAG GCCTGCTTTTTTAGGGGCTGCAGAAAACTTCACCCTTTTGGTGAAGAACAACATCTGGTATCCCAAATTCAACTTCAGCAA gAGGAACATCCTTCCCAACGTCACCACCGCCTACCTCAAGTCGTGCACGTACAACGCACACACGGACCCCTTCTGCCCCATATTCCGTCTGGGCAAGATAGTGGAGGATGCGGGCCACAGCTTCCAAGACATGGCCGTGGAG GGAGGTATCATGGGCATCCAGATCAAGTGGGACTGCAACCTGGACCGCGCTGCGGCGCTCTGCCTGCCCCGGTACTCCTTCCGCCGCCTTGACACCCGGGACGTCGAGCACAACGTGTCTCCCGGCTACAATTTCAG gttTGCCAAATACTACAGCGACCAAGGTCGCGAGTACCGCACGCTCATCAAGGCCTACGGCATCCGCTTTGACGTCATCGTATTCGGCAAG GCTGGGAAGTTTGACATCATCCCTACCATGATCAACATCGGCTCCGGCGTGGCGCTGCTGGGTGTG GCCACAGTGCTGTGTGACATCATTGTCCTCTACTGCATGAAGAAGAGATTCTACTATCGGGAGAAGAAGTACAAGTTTGTGGAGGACTACGAGCAG GGTCTGAACGGCAACACGGACCCCTGA